A genome region from Baekduia alba includes the following:
- a CDS encoding MFS transporter codes for MMVGVVMDLIDTSIVNVALPSVQRDLGAGAMALQWLVAGYALAFASALMLGGRLGDVIGYRRAFLIGTAAFAVASLGAALAPGPLTLVIARVMQGAAAGIMVPQTTSLVQRMYSPAERSKVMGLLGGMAGLAAATGPLLCGLLLRVDLNGDEWRLIFLVNLPVAVGAIVAGRRVLPAGGSERAPRLDVLGAALAAAALGAIVLGVTFGASRHWPVWTVAASGTGLGLLVLFAAAQVRRNRRRRPALLVTSLFRDRAFVSGLLLTVVTEATFAGVMLTLTLTLQDGQHYSAITTGLTTLPLVVGMVIGVAVLGELLTPRIGRYTVTVAATVLAAGVVLVAWALRAASPGTWSWPLVPSLMVAGIGLGLLMGPLFAITLQNVDHEDAGAASGTLKATEQLGAVLGVAVLGAVFFAQDARGGLSHAFAVTAFVEVGLLAVLAVGSLWLPRRFKSEEELDLGI; via the coding sequence GTGATGGTCGGCGTGGTCATGGACCTCATCGACACGTCGATCGTCAACGTCGCCCTGCCCTCGGTCCAGCGCGACCTCGGGGCGGGCGCAATGGCTCTGCAGTGGTTGGTCGCCGGCTACGCGCTGGCCTTCGCGTCCGCCCTCATGCTCGGGGGTCGCCTCGGCGACGTGATCGGCTACCGCAGGGCGTTCCTGATCGGTACGGCGGCGTTTGCCGTCGCGTCGCTCGGCGCTGCGCTGGCGCCCGGCCCGCTGACGCTGGTGATCGCCCGAGTGATGCAGGGCGCCGCGGCGGGGATCATGGTGCCCCAGACGACCTCGCTGGTGCAGCGCATGTACTCACCGGCCGAGCGTTCCAAGGTCATGGGGCTGCTCGGCGGGATGGCGGGTCTCGCGGCGGCCACAGGGCCACTGCTCTGCGGCCTGCTGCTGCGCGTCGACCTGAACGGCGACGAGTGGCGTTTGATCTTCCTCGTCAACCTCCCCGTCGCGGTCGGGGCCATCGTGGCCGGTCGTCGAGTGCTGCCGGCCGGCGGCTCGGAGCGAGCTCCGCGACTGGACGTCCTCGGTGCCGCGCTCGCGGCCGCCGCTCTCGGTGCCATCGTGTTGGGTGTGACCTTTGGCGCCTCGCGCCATTGGCCGGTGTGGACGGTCGCCGCGAGCGGGACGGGACTCGGGTTGCTGGTGTTGTTCGCGGCGGCGCAGGTGCGCCGCAACCGCAGGCGCCGCCCCGCGCTGCTCGTCACGTCGCTCTTCCGCGACCGCGCGTTCGTCAGCGGGCTGCTGCTCACCGTCGTGACCGAGGCGACGTTCGCCGGCGTCATGTTGACGCTGACCCTGACCTTGCAGGATGGTCAGCACTACAGCGCGATCACGACCGGCCTCACCACGCTTCCACTGGTCGTCGGGATGGTCATCGGCGTCGCCGTGCTGGGTGAGCTGTTGACCCCACGCATCGGTCGCTACACCGTCACCGTCGCCGCGACGGTGCTCGCGGCCGGTGTGGTGCTCGTCGCATGGGCGCTGCGCGCCGCGTCCCCCGGCACCTGGAGCTGGCCGCTGGTTCCGTCGCTCATGGTCGCCGGCATCGGTCTCGGCCTCCTGATGGGACCGCTCTTCGCCATCACGCTCCAGAACGTCGACCATGAGGACGCAGGCGCCGCCTCGGGCACGTTGAAGGCCACCGAGCAGCTCGGAGCCGTTCTCGGCGTGGCGGTGCTCGGCGCGGTGTTCTTCGCGCAGGACGCCCGGGGCGGCCTGTCGCATGCGTTCGCCGTGACGGCGTTCGTCGAGGTTGGGCTGCTGGCCGTGCTCGCGGTGGGCAGCCTGTGGCTTCCACGACGCTTCAAGTCCGAAGAGGAGCTCGACCTCGGGATCTGA
- a CDS encoding TetR/AcrR family transcriptional regulator has protein sequence MAPDKDMRDRRSPVKREAILQAATNSFLADGFTRTSVDAVAAAAGVGKQTVYSHFGDKEQLFLAAIAAAREARPTPQSATGLDVDDPRWSLERMAANVIDAVLDPTLAALRRLTIAELPHHAELQELWRRGVTPDATYRDIAAFFAACHEHRTLLAEQPERSARQFAYLLATEARTSTAQGFRSLRRQERQRIVTETVDLFLRAHAPPGSATPAR, from the coding sequence GTGGCTCCGGACAAGGACATGCGGGACCGACGCTCTCCGGTCAAGCGCGAAGCCATCCTGCAGGCGGCGACGAACAGCTTCTTGGCGGATGGGTTCACCCGGACGAGCGTCGATGCCGTGGCCGCCGCGGCGGGCGTCGGCAAGCAGACCGTGTACTCGCACTTCGGCGACAAGGAGCAGCTGTTCTTGGCGGCGATCGCCGCTGCGCGCGAGGCCCGCCCGACGCCGCAGAGCGCCACTGGCCTCGACGTCGACGACCCGCGATGGAGCCTCGAGCGGATGGCCGCCAACGTCATCGACGCTGTGCTGGATCCCACCCTCGCGGCGTTGCGCCGGCTCACGATCGCTGAGCTGCCACATCACGCCGAGCTTCAAGAGCTGTGGCGCCGCGGCGTGACCCCGGATGCCACGTATCGCGACATCGCGGCGTTCTTCGCGGCGTGCCACGAGCACCGCACGCTGCTGGCCGAACAGCCCGAGCGCTCAGCGCGTCAGTTCGCCTACCTCCTTGCGACCGAAGCCCGTACCTCGACAGCACAAGGCTTCCGATCGCTTCGGCGACAGGAGCGTCAACGCATCGTGACCGAGACCGTCGACCTGTTCCTTCGGGCACATGCCCCGCCGGGGAGCGCCACGCCGGCCCGCTGA
- a CDS encoding ArsR/SmtB family transcription factor produces the protein MAETATGPDPELLRALRALANPTRLQVLSWLREPARHFDPAVTIADPVEVGVCVSHIQAKAGLAQSTMSAYMAELERAGLVQATRVGRWTHYKRDEARIGRLVALLGQTL, from the coding sequence ATGGCGGAGACCGCGACCGGGCCGGATCCCGAGCTGCTCCGGGCGCTGCGCGCGCTGGCGAACCCCACCCGCCTGCAGGTCCTCTCGTGGCTGCGCGAGCCCGCGCGGCACTTCGACCCGGCGGTGACGATCGCCGACCCGGTCGAGGTCGGCGTCTGCGTGAGCCACATCCAGGCCAAGGCGGGCCTGGCCCAGTCGACGATGTCGGCCTACATGGCCGAGCTCGAGCGCGCGGGGCTGGTCCAGGCGACGCGCGTCGGGCGGTGGACCCACTACAAGCGCGACGAGGCCCGGATCGGGCGGCTCGTCGCGCTCCTCGGGCAGACGCTCTAG
- a CDS encoding TIGR03620 family F420-dependent LLM class oxidoreductase, whose product MGTLNGLDVGTFGVYTFDFEHLSAGQMREAIQELEELGWPAFWFPELLGREALTHAGFLLSCTERIRVMNAVAVIWSRPARWTHAAGLLLADAFPDRHALGLGFGAGQPGTTPMAAMAAYLDELDAQEPIAPAPAGPMRRFLAAYGPKMLALARDRAGGALTYHVNVEHTAQAREILGAGAFLGVEHAVLFETDPAKARALAREHLQVYLATKYNIAKFRRLGYGEAELSDGGSDRIVDDLVFWGDADTIVAKLRAHVEAGADHVAVQVIGVAPGQPAMPHWRRLAEALL is encoded by the coding sequence ATGGGAACCCTGAACGGCCTGGACGTCGGCACCTTCGGCGTGTACACCTTCGACTTCGAGCACCTGTCCGCGGGGCAGATGCGCGAGGCGATCCAGGAGCTGGAGGAGCTGGGGTGGCCCGCCTTCTGGTTCCCCGAGCTGCTCGGCCGGGAGGCGCTGACGCACGCCGGCTTCCTGCTCTCCTGCACCGAGCGGATCCGCGTGATGAACGCCGTCGCCGTGATCTGGTCGCGCCCGGCGCGGTGGACCCATGCGGCCGGCCTGCTGCTGGCCGACGCCTTCCCCGACCGGCACGCGCTCGGCCTCGGATTCGGTGCCGGCCAGCCGGGGACGACCCCGATGGCGGCGATGGCGGCGTACCTGGACGAGCTCGACGCGCAGGAGCCGATCGCGCCGGCGCCGGCCGGGCCGATGCGGCGGTTCCTGGCGGCCTATGGCCCGAAGATGCTGGCGCTGGCGCGCGACCGCGCGGGCGGGGCGCTGACCTACCACGTCAACGTCGAGCACACGGCGCAGGCGCGCGAGATCCTCGGCGCAGGCGCCTTCCTCGGCGTCGAGCACGCCGTGCTGTTCGAGACCGACCCGGCGAAGGCCCGCGCCCTCGCGCGCGAGCACCTCCAGGTCTACCTCGCCACGAAGTACAACATCGCGAAGTTCCGGCGGCTGGGCTACGGCGAAGCGGAGCTCAGCGATGGGGGAAGCGATCGGATCGTCGACGACCTGGTGTTCTGGGGCGACGCGGACACGATCGTGGCGAAGCTGCGGGCCCACGTCGAGGCCGGTGCCGACCACGTGGCCGTGCAGGTCATCGGCGTCGCGCCGGGCCAGCCGGCGATGCCGCACTGGCGGCGGCTCGCCGAGGCGCTGCTATAG
- a CDS encoding putative quinol monooxygenase, whose translation MSEVVVIATFLTHPGQEDAAARFLDELLAPSHADPGCLLYAVHRGLDDPRKMVFVERWASRELLEEHIATDHIQDALKAVGDYFAAGPEIVLYEALPGGEADKGSIAGHATGTGAPAAG comes from the coding sequence ATGTCCGAAGTCGTCGTCATCGCCACGTTCCTCACCCATCCCGGTCAGGAGGACGCGGCCGCCCGGTTCCTCGACGAGCTGCTCGCGCCGAGCCACGCGGACCCCGGCTGCCTGCTCTACGCCGTCCACCGCGGCCTCGACGACCCGCGCAAGATGGTGTTCGTGGAGCGCTGGGCGTCGCGCGAGCTGCTCGAGGAGCACATCGCCACCGACCACATCCAGGATGCCTTGAAGGCCGTCGGCGACTACTTCGCCGCCGGGCCGGAGATCGTGTTGTACGAGGCGCTGCCGGGCGGCGAGGCCGACAAGGGCTCGATCGCCGGGCACGCGACGGGCACCGGCGCGCCGGCCGCCGGCTGA
- a CDS encoding ABC transporter permease — translation MALDLSRRDRGTSWIARYGLALILVVLVAGFSLVKPSSFATWDNYRSILNNQAVVVLLALGAMLPLIVGEFDLSVSGILGVAQALVTGLCALQGLPPGLAVVLAVLAGALLGLVNGLVIVKLQINAFVATLASGTIMGGLVIWYTGGSPIYQGVPHSLTSLARGSVLGLPLPVIYMALVAATLWFGLARLPLGRRLYAVGGNRRAAQLSGIRADRLVIAAFVGSGVLAALGGVVLGSELGSTVPGGEGTYLLPAFAGAFLGATAIEPGRFNPIGTVLAAYALSVAVSGLQQLGAAAWVQPVFNGTVLVVAVGLSGYATRVKAARARERQLARIGEGAHAATEPVREPVMP, via the coding sequence ATGGCACTTGATCTGAGTCGGCGCGATCGCGGGACGAGTTGGATCGCGCGCTACGGCCTCGCGCTGATCCTGGTGGTGCTGGTCGCCGGCTTCTCGCTGGTGAAGCCCAGCAGCTTCGCCACGTGGGACAACTACCGGTCGATCCTCAACAACCAGGCGGTCGTCGTGCTGCTCGCGCTGGGTGCGATGCTCCCGCTGATCGTGGGCGAGTTCGACCTCTCGGTCTCCGGCATCCTGGGCGTCGCGCAGGCGCTCGTGACCGGGCTCTGCGCGCTGCAGGGCCTGCCGCCCGGGCTGGCCGTCGTGCTCGCGGTGCTCGCCGGCGCGCTGCTGGGGCTCGTCAACGGGCTGGTCATCGTCAAGTTGCAGATCAACGCGTTCGTCGCGACGCTGGCGAGCGGAACGATCATGGGTGGCCTGGTCATCTGGTACACGGGCGGCTCGCCGATCTACCAAGGCGTGCCGCACTCGCTCACGAGCCTGGCGCGCGGCAGCGTGCTCGGACTCCCGCTGCCGGTCATCTACATGGCGTTGGTCGCCGCGACGCTCTGGTTCGGGCTCGCCCGGCTGCCGCTGGGCCGGCGGCTGTACGCGGTCGGCGGGAACCGGCGCGCGGCGCAGTTGAGCGGCATCCGCGCCGATCGCCTCGTCATCGCGGCCTTCGTCGGCTCGGGCGTGCTCGCCGCGCTCGGCGGCGTCGTCCTCGGCAGCGAGCTCGGCTCGACCGTGCCCGGCGGCGAGGGCACGTACCTGCTGCCGGCGTTCGCCGGGGCGTTCCTCGGCGCGACCGCCATCGAGCCCGGCCGGTTCAACCCGATCGGGACGGTGCTCGCCGCCTACGCGCTCTCGGTCGCCGTGTCCGGGCTGCAGCAGCTGGGCGCCGCCGCGTGGGTCCAGCCCGTCTTCAACGGAACCGTGCTCGTCGTGGCCGTCGGCCTCTCGGGCTACGCGACGCGCGTCAAGGCCGCGCGCGCCCGCGAGCGTCAACTGGCCAGGATCGGCGAGGGCGCCCACGCGGCGACCGAGCCGGTGCGCGAACCCGTCATGCCGTGA
- a CDS encoding sugar ABC transporter ATP-binding protein has translation MVHDAPRLGAAAPPLLEIRGLTKVYGGTAALAGVDFTVAPGEIHALLGENGAGKSTLVRILAAVDQEDGGSIAFAGEPVAGGRTPRTMADLGIAFIHQDLGLVGSMTVAENIAQYAGYRTGATGIDWEATRAFARAALDRLEVDVPPDALVAELSIAEQATVAIVRALALDARLVVLDEPTASLAAGEAGRLLAILQRLRAAGLGCILVTHRLDEVLTHCDRVTVLRNGELAGTAPVAQLTAPSLIQMIVGDAPLAASGPRRPRRDGGARLALERFSGPGFGPLDLDAAAGEVVAVTGFADAGHLRTVDALFGAGPHDGGEVRLDGARYVPSHPAAALAHGLHHVPSDRNAAGLAATLTARENLFPNPSQRGWRPVDRRTERRTAQVLMEDFDIRPRACDAQVSEFSGGNAQKLLVARALAAGPRVLLLSEPTAGVDVGARAVIYAKLRDACAAGLTVLVASSDFEEVAEVADRATVLCRGGLVTILEGDEITVAALTGASYGT, from the coding sequence ATGGTCCATGACGCCCCACGGCTCGGCGCCGCGGCGCCGCCGCTGCTCGAGATCCGCGGGCTGACCAAGGTCTACGGCGGCACCGCCGCGCTCGCCGGCGTCGACTTCACCGTCGCGCCGGGGGAGATCCACGCGCTGCTCGGTGAGAACGGCGCCGGCAAGTCGACGCTCGTCAGGATCCTGGCGGCGGTCGACCAGGAGGACGGGGGCTCGATCGCCTTCGCGGGCGAGCCGGTCGCCGGCGGGCGCACGCCGCGCACGATGGCCGACCTCGGCATCGCGTTCATCCACCAGGACCTCGGGCTCGTCGGCTCGATGACGGTGGCCGAGAACATCGCGCAGTACGCCGGCTATCGGACGGGCGCGACCGGGATCGACTGGGAGGCCACGCGGGCGTTCGCCCGCGCGGCCCTCGACCGGCTCGAGGTCGACGTGCCTCCCGACGCGCTCGTCGCGGAGCTCTCGATCGCCGAGCAGGCGACGGTCGCGATCGTGCGGGCGCTGGCGCTCGACGCGCGGCTGGTCGTGCTCGACGAGCCGACGGCGAGCCTGGCGGCCGGCGAGGCAGGCCGGCTGCTGGCGATCCTGCAGCGCCTCCGCGCCGCCGGCCTGGGCTGCATCCTCGTGACGCACCGGCTCGACGAGGTGCTCACGCACTGCGATCGCGTCACGGTCCTGCGCAATGGCGAGCTGGCCGGGACGGCGCCCGTCGCGCAGCTGACGGCGCCGTCGTTGATCCAGATGATCGTCGGCGACGCGCCCCTGGCCGCGAGCGGTCCGCGCCGCCCACGCCGCGACGGCGGCGCGCGGCTGGCGCTCGAGCGCTTCAGCGGACCGGGGTTCGGGCCGCTGGACCTCGACGCGGCGGCCGGCGAGGTCGTCGCGGTGACCGGGTTCGCCGACGCCGGCCATCTGCGGACGGTCGACGCGCTGTTCGGCGCCGGGCCGCACGACGGGGGAGAGGTGCGGCTCGACGGCGCGCGCTACGTGCCGTCACATCCCGCGGCGGCGCTCGCCCACGGCCTGCATCACGTGCCGAGCGATCGCAACGCCGCCGGCCTGGCCGCGACGCTCACGGCGCGGGAGAACCTGTTCCCGAACCCGTCCCAGCGCGGATGGCGCCCGGTCGACCGCCGCACCGAGCGGCGCACCGCTCAGGTGTTGATGGAGGACTTCGACATCCGGCCGCGCGCGTGCGATGCGCAGGTGTCGGAGTTCAGCGGCGGCAACGCCCAGAAGCTGCTGGTGGCGCGGGCGCTCGCGGCCGGGCCGCGCGTCCTGCTGCTCAGCGAGCCGACCGCCGGCGTCGACGTCGGCGCCCGCGCGGTCATCTACGCGAAGCTCCGCGACGCGTGCGCCGCAGGCCTCACGGTCCTGGTGGCGAGCTCCGACTTCGAAGAGGTCGCCGAGGTCGCCGACCGCGCGACGGTCCTGTGCCGCGGCGGGCTGGTGACGATCCTCGAGGGCGACGAGATCACCGTCGCCGCACTCACGGGAGCATCTTATGGCACTTGA
- a CDS encoding sugar ABC transporter substrate-binding protein, whose translation MSEEGEGQMQTQKRFRHLKRGAGWAAVAATIGGAAAGVAGCGSSSSDSSASAAPAGGGAETSSATYVAQAKKISADAQHGLVYSPTDAFTPAAQLKVMTSWLGPSQTPPVPKGKSIAFVSCGAVICNETVQSGAKIAQAAGFETHLVNINGKADIQNLNQAMSSAIALHPSAIVGMCITATQVADKLEQARKAGIVTVSTCDPTPTGGSGQFDAAADYANGLSTELLGWGIVADSAGKANVVAIKDEGFPAVIRKIGNLVHVVEGCSTCRVKTATWQVTDAADSAKAANIITGIINGNPKMDTLVMPYSVGMPSAVQAVASSGRKIMVYADDLDAVNQQTLHAGTLAMVSSVDPQLAMYQAIDQVIRGLDKAPYVKPEQLPYLAHLYTKATVPSTGVGAFQSLFDYASVYRKLWRQP comes from the coding sequence GTGTCCGAGGAGGGAGAGGGTCAGATGCAGACGCAGAAGCGGTTCAGGCACCTCAAGCGCGGTGCCGGCTGGGCGGCGGTCGCTGCCACGATCGGCGGCGCCGCCGCGGGGGTGGCGGGCTGCGGGAGCAGCAGCAGCGACTCGAGCGCGTCGGCGGCGCCCGCGGGCGGCGGGGCGGAGACGTCGTCCGCCACGTACGTCGCGCAGGCCAAGAAGATCAGCGCGGACGCGCAGCACGGTCTGGTGTACTCGCCGACCGACGCGTTCACGCCCGCCGCGCAGCTGAAGGTCATGACGAGCTGGCTCGGGCCGTCGCAGACGCCGCCGGTGCCCAAGGGCAAGAGCATCGCGTTCGTCTCGTGCGGCGCGGTGATCTGCAACGAGACCGTGCAGTCCGGCGCCAAGATCGCGCAGGCCGCGGGCTTCGAGACGCACTTGGTGAACATCAACGGCAAAGCCGACATCCAGAACCTCAACCAGGCGATGTCGAGCGCGATCGCCCTGCACCCGAGCGCGATCGTCGGCATGTGCATCACCGCGACCCAGGTCGCCGACAAGCTCGAGCAGGCGCGCAAGGCCGGGATCGTCACGGTGTCGACCTGCGACCCGACGCCGACCGGTGGCAGCGGCCAGTTCGACGCGGCCGCCGACTACGCCAACGGCCTGTCGACCGAGCTGCTGGGCTGGGGCATCGTCGCCGACAGCGCCGGCAAGGCCAACGTCGTGGCGATCAAGGACGAGGGCTTCCCCGCCGTCATCCGCAAGATCGGCAACCTCGTGCACGTCGTCGAAGGCTGCTCGACCTGCAGGGTCAAGACCGCCACGTGGCAGGTGACCGACGCCGCGGACTCGGCCAAGGCGGCCAACATCATCACCGGGATCATCAACGGCAACCCCAAGATGGACACGTTGGTGATGCCCTACTCGGTCGGGATGCCGTCGGCGGTCCAGGCCGTGGCCAGCTCGGGGCGCAAGATCATGGTCTACGCCGACGACCTCGACGCGGTCAACCAGCAGACGCTGCACGCCGGCACGCTGGCGATGGTCAGCTCGGTCGATCCGCAGCTGGCGATGTACCAGGCGATCGACCAGGTGATCCGCGGCCTCGACAAGGCGCCCTACGTCAAGCCCGAGCAGTTGCCCTACCTCGCGCACCTGTACACCAAGGCGACCGTGCCGAGCACGGGCGTGGGCGCGTTCCAGTCGCTGTTCGACTACGCCTCGGTCTACCGCAAGCTCTGGCGGCAGCCGTGA
- a CDS encoding AMP-binding protein — MSALATSAAASAGYAYVPTREQVEVARVTGLMARTGAGSLAELRVRSAAEPAWFWPHVIDDLGLPFAVPPTTVLDASAGPEWTRWFIGGQINVAAACVDRWAADPRTAGAPALIGESEDGSERRLTFAELAEEVDRAAAGLRALGVRPGDAVAVFMPMIVEAAIAAYAIAKVGALWVPVFSGYAAGAVASRLQDAGCRVVVCADGTRRKGRAQRLKPVLDEALAGCPEVTTAIVVEHLGEDVPMRDGRDITWAAFVRGADARRGRDPEPTSSEHPFLLAYTSGTTGRPKGAVHVHGGFLVKVASEAAYSMDIGRGDRLLWVTDMGWIMGPWCLIGAHAQGAAVVLLDAAPDHPAPSRLWDVAARHGVTHLGVSPTLVRALQAAGDEHAGGHDLDALRILGSTGEPWNAEPYDWLMRMTDRSRPIINISGGTEVGACLLAPCPIEPLKACSLGGPSLGVALDVFDDDARPVRGAVGELVCTRPWPGMTRGIWGDAERYLATYWSRFPGVWHHGDWARVDEDGQWFLLGRSDETINIAGQRLGPAEVESALVADPTVAEAAAVGVPDALKGEALWCFWAPVDPAGADASARLAGVVAAQLGRPFTPARVIRVAAIPKTRSGKVLRRALRAAALGEDAGDLSAAEDPAAIARIRDELRRAGDHGPGG, encoded by the coding sequence ATGAGCGCGCTCGCCACCAGCGCGGCCGCCTCCGCCGGCTACGCCTACGTCCCGACGCGCGAGCAGGTCGAGGTCGCGCGCGTGACCGGGCTGATGGCGCGCACCGGCGCGGGCTCCCTGGCGGAGCTGCGCGTCCGCTCGGCCGCCGAGCCCGCCTGGTTCTGGCCGCACGTGATCGACGACCTCGGCTTGCCGTTCGCCGTCCCGCCGACGACCGTGCTCGACGCCTCGGCCGGTCCGGAGTGGACGCGCTGGTTCATCGGTGGGCAGATCAACGTCGCCGCGGCGTGCGTCGACCGCTGGGCGGCCGACCCCCGCACGGCCGGCGCGCCCGCGCTGATCGGCGAGTCCGAAGACGGCAGCGAGCGGCGGCTGACCTTCGCGGAGCTGGCCGAGGAGGTCGACCGCGCGGCCGCGGGCCTGCGCGCGCTCGGCGTCCGGCCCGGCGACGCGGTCGCCGTCTTCATGCCGATGATCGTCGAGGCGGCGATCGCCGCCTATGCGATTGCCAAGGTCGGCGCGCTGTGGGTCCCGGTCTTCAGCGGCTACGCGGCGGGCGCGGTGGCGTCGCGGCTGCAGGACGCCGGCTGCCGCGTCGTCGTCTGTGCCGACGGGACGCGTCGCAAGGGCCGCGCGCAGCGGCTCAAGCCGGTCCTCGACGAGGCGCTGGCCGGATGCCCGGAGGTCACGACGGCGATCGTGGTCGAGCACCTCGGCGAGGACGTGCCCATGCGCGATGGCCGGGACATCACCTGGGCCGCGTTCGTGCGCGGCGCTGACGCGCGTCGCGGTCGCGACCCCGAGCCGACCTCCAGCGAGCACCCGTTCCTGTTGGCCTACACCTCGGGCACGACCGGGCGGCCCAAGGGCGCGGTCCACGTCCACGGCGGGTTCCTCGTCAAGGTCGCCTCGGAGGCGGCCTACAGCATGGACATCGGGCGCGGCGACCGGCTGCTGTGGGTCACCGACATGGGGTGGATCATGGGCCCGTGGTGCCTGATCGGCGCGCACGCCCAGGGTGCGGCCGTCGTCCTGCTCGACGCCGCGCCGGACCATCCCGCGCCGTCGCGGCTGTGGGACGTGGCCGCGCGCCACGGCGTCACGCACCTCGGCGTCTCGCCGACGCTGGTGCGCGCGCTGCAGGCGGCCGGCGACGAGCACGCCGGCGGGCACGACCTCGACGCGCTGCGGATCCTCGGCTCGACCGGGGAGCCTTGGAACGCCGAGCCCTACGACTGGCTGATGCGGATGACCGACCGGAGCAGGCCGATCATCAACATCTCGGGCGGCACCGAGGTCGGCGCCTGCCTGCTCGCGCCGTGCCCGATCGAGCCGCTGAAGGCGTGCTCGCTCGGCGGCCCGAGCCTCGGCGTCGCGCTCGACGTCTTCGACGACGACGCCCGGCCCGTACGCGGCGCCGTCGGCGAGCTGGTCTGCACGCGGCCGTGGCCCGGCATGACCCGCGGGATCTGGGGCGACGCGGAGCGCTACCTCGCGACCTACTGGTCGCGCTTCCCCGGCGTGTGGCACCACGGGGACTGGGCGCGGGTCGACGAGGACGGGCAGTGGTTCCTGCTCGGCCGGTCCGACGAGACCATCAACATCGCCGGCCAGCGGCTCGGACCCGCCGAGGTGGAGTCCGCCCTGGTCGCCGACCCGACGGTCGCCGAGGCGGCCGCGGTGGGCGTGCCCGACGCGCTCAAGGGCGAGGCGCTGTGGTGCTTCTGGGCGCCGGTCGATCCAGCCGGCGCCGATGCGTCCGCGCGCCTGGCGGGCGTGGTCGCCGCGCAGCTCGGACGGCCGTTCACGCCTGCGCGAGTGATCCGCGTCGCGGCGATCCCCAAGACGCGCTCGGGCAAGGTCCTGCGCCGCGCGCTGCGGGCCGCGGCGCTCGGGGAGGACGCCGGGGACCTCTCGGCGGCCGAGGACCCCGCGGCGATCGCGCGGATCCGAGACGAGCTTCGGCGCGCCGGCGACCACGGTCCCGGTGGCTGA
- a CDS encoding VOC family protein, whose protein sequence is MSAPVGSMHHVGVVVADLDAAEALLTTAFGLPVAHRLASAELGMRATFLACGPVTVELVELADPDVARERLRGGTAAIDHVALQVGDLDAAVRALADHGVATAQDRPLVTPAGRTHFTRAATSGGIVWQLLEPAAP, encoded by the coding sequence ATGAGCGCCCCGGTCGGCAGCATGCACCACGTCGGCGTCGTCGTCGCCGACCTCGACGCCGCCGAGGCGCTGCTCACCACCGCCTTCGGCCTGCCGGTCGCGCACCGCCTCGCGTCCGCCGAGCTCGGCATGCGCGCGACGTTCCTGGCCTGCGGCCCGGTGACGGTCGAGCTGGTCGAGCTCGCCGATCCGGACGTCGCGCGGGAACGGCTGCGCGGCGGCACCGCGGCGATCGACCACGTCGCGCTGCAGGTCGGCGATCTCGACGCGGCGGTCCGGGCGCTGGCCGACCACGGCGTGGCGACCGCGCAGGACCGACCCCTCGTCACGCCCGCCGGCCGCACGCACTTCACGCGCGCCGCGACGAGTGGCGGGATCGTCTGGCAGCTCCTGGAGCCGGCGGCGCCATGA
- a CDS encoding VOC family protein gives MGGDGTRESDSTVQVNHLAVPVDDVDEATAFYVDLFAAQVVPSPAFPVPVAWVVLGNVQLHLVQRPAQATKAYHFAVSIERREHFEALYHRAGREDLFERDAVDHHLYEAPGGVVQLYLRDPSGNVVECDYADVHDLDAAVVADIRRWADLNEQSSWNDKASVFGTGVVAAAEEDR, from the coding sequence ATGGGAGGAGACGGAACCCGCGAGAGCGACAGCACGGTGCAGGTGAACCACCTCGCCGTCCCGGTCGACGACGTCGACGAGGCCACGGCGTTCTACGTGGACCTCTTCGCGGCGCAGGTCGTGCCGTCGCCGGCGTTCCCGGTGCCGGTCGCCTGGGTCGTGCTGGGCAACGTCCAGCTCCACCTCGTCCAGCGGCCGGCGCAGGCGACCAAGGCCTATCACTTCGCCGTCTCGATCGAGCGCCGAGAGCACTTCGAGGCGCTCTACCACCGCGCCGGCCGAGAGGACCTCTTCGAGCGCGACGCGGTCGACCACCACCTCTACGAGGCGCCGGGCGGCGTGGTCCAGCTGTACCTGCGCGACCCGTCCGGCAACGTCGTCGAGTGCGACTACGCCGACGTCCACGACCTGGACGCCGCGGTCGTCGCGGACATCCGGCGCTGGGCCGACCTCAACGAGCAGTCGAGCTGGAACGACAAGGCCTCGGTGTTCGGGACGGGCGTTGTCGCCGCCGCCGAGGAGGACCGATGA